The Malassezia japonica chromosome 8, complete sequence genome includes a window with the following:
- the CHO1 gene encoding CDP-diacylglycerol--serine O-phosphatidyltransferase (COG:H; TransMembrane:7 (i54-75o81-98i119-138o144-163i184-203o223-249i270-292o); EggNog:ENOG503NU2S), whose product MTAKQNGNELRQRFNSDRKSSKDDLRQDAEVELKRFIETNGHFSLVRNFHLADAFTLMNGFCGAQSIFMSGRFLVTSDPKYMWYALWFPFFGAIFDMLDGKIARWRRSSSMLGQELDSLADSISFGVAPTFAAFALGLRYPLDTALLTVFVCAGVARLARFNITAANVPHDAYGKSRYFEGLPIPSSLALVGLMALSILFGRFETSNGPWVPSTTTYPYTGRFLSYLGVASGAGVPFGEFVLDLTVPVYKLLTLGDFLPQFMSLPDIAQLANSFGYIAMHKVSIIFALWSMAMVSKTLRVPKP is encoded by the exons ATGACTGCGAAACAGAACGGAAACGAGCTCCGCCAGCGGTTCAATTCTGACCGCAAAAGCAGCAAGGATGACCTGCGTCAagacgccgaggtcgagctgAAGCGTTTCATCGAGACGAACGGCCACTTTAGCCTGGTCCG CAACTTTCACCTCGCTGACGCTTTTACGCTGATGAACGGCTTCTGTGGCGCGCAGTCGATTTTCATGTCGGGGCGCTTCCTTGTGACCTCTGACCCGAAGTACATGTGGTACGCGCTGTGGTTCCCCTTCTTTGGCGCGATCTTTGACATGCTTGACGGCAAGatcgcgcgctggcgccgctcgagcagcatgCTCGGCCAGGAActcgactcgctcgcggaCTCG ATTTCGTTCGGTGTCGCGCCGACATTTGCCGCgttcgcgctcggcctgcgctacccgctcgacacggcgctcctcACGGTGTTTGTGTGCGCGGGCGTTgcccgccttgcgcgcTTCAATATCACGGCTGCTAATGTTCCACACGATGCATACGGCAAGTCTCGCTACTTCGAGGGGCTGCCGATCCCGTCGAGCCTTGCGCTTGTCGGTCTGATGGCGCTCTCGATTCTCTTTGGCCGCTTTGAGACCTCGAACGGGCCATgggtgccgagcacgacgaccTACCCGTACACTGGCCGCTTCCTGTCGTATCTGGGcgtggcgagcggcgcgggcgtgccgTTTGGCGAGTTCGTCCTGGACCTTACCGTGCCGGTGTATAAGCTGctgacgctcggcgacttCCTGCCCCAGTTCATGAGTCTGCCGGACATTGCCCAGCTGGCCAACTCCTTCGGCTATATTGCTATGCACAAGGTTTCTATAATTTTCGCGCTGTGGTCGATGGCCATGGTCAGCAAGACGCTCCGCGTCCCGAAGCCGTAG
- the USB1 gene encoding poly(U)-specific 3'-to-5' RNA exonuclease (EggNog:ENOG503P5GP; COG:J) encodes MGGLVAYSDSEEEEERLHLSLTRPILIRKHEQKSFVDQAAQCVRESQVERFSVGFARFTSFPSDTSDRVFLALETNAGWHELQSLTKALSQRLYALFRAPMYYQQPRFHASVAYCEPTEACPRAALERIGEELASALNRSLDT; translated from the exons atgGGGGGGCTGGTGGCCTATAGCGATtcggaggaggaggaggagcg CTTGCACCTCTCGCTTACACGCCCCATTCTCATACGCAAGCACGAGCAAAAATCGTTTGTCGACCAGGCAGCACAGTGCGTGCGAGAGAGCCAGGTCGAGCG CTTCTCGGTCGGCTTTGCGCGCTTTACGAGCTTCCCAAGCGACACTTCGGATCGTGTGTTcttggcgctcgagacgaaTGCGGGATGGCACGAG CTGCAGTCCCTCACAAAAGCACTGAGCCAGCGGCTCTATGCCCTATTCCGCGCACCTATGTACTATCAGCAGCCGCGCTTTCACGCAAGTGTGGCGTACTGTGAGCCGACTGAAGCGTGcccccgcgccgcgctcgaacGGATCGGCGAGGAACTCGCCTCGGCGTTAAATCGGTCGCTGGACAC ATAG
- the PPH3 gene encoding protein-serine/threonine phosphatase (COG:G; COG:T; EggNog:ENOG503NVGA), with protein sequence MSSDLDQQIEQLKRCERLTEAQVKVLCAQARDILVEESNVQRVDAPVTICGDIHGQFYDLLELFRVGGPCPDTNYLFLGDFVDRGLYSVETFLLLLALKVRYPDRMTLIRGNHESRQITQVYGFYDECTRKYGSVNVWRYCCDVFDYMSLGAVVDGRVFCVHGGLSPNIVSLNQIRTIDRKQEVPHDGAMCDLLWSDPDEITGWGISPRGAGFLFGGDVVKSFVHTNNLDFIARAHQLILEGYKQMFDETIVTVWSAPNYCYRCGNVASILQLDDALNQKYPTFDAAPQVEQGVPAKRPAPDYFL encoded by the exons ATGTCGAGCGACTTGGATCA ACAAATTGAGCAGCTCAAGCGATGCGAGCGGCTCACGGAAGCGCAGGTGAAGGTGCTCTGTGCCCAAGCGCGCGATATCCTGGTGGAAGAGTCGAATGTGCAGCGGGTCGATGCACCTGTCACGATCTGCGGCGATATCCACGGCCAGTTCTATGATCTTTTGGAGCTGTTCCGTGTAGGCGGTCCGTGTCCTGATACCAACTACCTGTTCCTGGGAGACTTTGTGGATCGCGGCCTCTACTCGGTGGAGACTTTTTTGCTGCTGCTAGCGCTAAAAGTCCGGTATCCCGACCGGATGACGCTGATTCGGGGCAACCACGAGTCGCGCCAAATTACACAGGTATATGGTTTCTACGACGAGTGCACGCGCAAATACGGCAGCGTCAATGTGTGGCGGTATTGCTGCGACGTATTTGACTACATGTCTCTCGGCGCTGTGGTCGACGGCCGCGTGTTTTGTGTGCACGGTGGCCTGAGCCCGAATATCGTATCGCTGAACCAAATCCGCACTATTGACCGGAAACAAGAGGTGCCGCACGACGGGGCCATGTGCGACCTGCTCTGGTCGGATCCCGATG AAATCACCGGCTGGGGCATATCTCCACGCGGGGCCGGGTTTCTTTTTGGCGGGGACGTGGTAAAAAGTTTCGTGCATACCAACAATCTGGACTTTATCGCGCGTGCACACCAGCTTATTTTGGAGGGCTACAAGCAAATGTTTGACGAGACGATCGTCACGGTATGGAGTGCGCCGAACTACTGCTATCGGTGTGGAAACGTGGCGAGCAttctgcagctcgacgacgcctTGAACCAGAAGTACCCCACCTTtgatgcggcgccgcaggt GGAACAAGGCGTACCTGCCAAGCGGCCGGCACCTGATTACTTTTTGTAA
- the OST3 gene encoding oligosaccharyl transferase subunit ost3/OST6 (TransMembrane:4 (n3-18c23/24o178-196i208-226o260-282i289-307o); SECRETED:SignalP(1-23); EggNog:ENOG503NWTE; BUSCO:EOG09264R0D; COG:O): MQLGATLLCALLALVSLISHVAGNTKSQEKLLAEAQKAPNGILELDESTYDRLLAAPRDFSVTVLYTALHPRYRCAACNLFKEPYEQVALGWQKKKSTKRHVFAKVEADRAMEVLKRNKFTHVPVIYNFPAAPSSIADEPSEYDVSRQGFSADDFADVISEFLQVPVTPKKPLVTKATLIQLFLGGAVILATAFVVPRIDFRNSTRAVMMLISLGLIFTFTSGYMWNRIRNPPFMMAKPNGDAEIFSEGFQSQNGVESPILIALYAGIAVSALVLNNVAPYIRSGPLQLLVVLAGVAGLLLGFSYLMEIFRRKNPIYPFHLFI, translated from the exons ATGCAGCTCGGTGCAACGCTGCTGTGtgcgcttcttgcgctCGTGTCGCTCATTTCTCATGTGGCCGGTAACACAAAGAGCCAAGAGAAGCTTTTAGCTGAGGCGCAAAAAGCCCCGAACGGTATCCTGGAGCTCGATGAGAGCACCTACGACCGGCTCCTGGCGGCCCCCCGTGACTTTTCGGTGACGGTGCTGTACACTGCGCTGCACCCCCGCTACCGCTGTGCGGCGTGCAATCTCTTCAAGGAGCCCTACGAGCAAGTTGCGCTTGGCTGGCAGAAGAAGAAGAGCACCAAGCGCCATGTCTTTgccaaggtcgaggcggaccGTGCGATGGAAGTGCTGAAGCGG AATAAGTTTACGCACGTCCCTGTGATCTACAACTTCCCTGCTGCGCCCAGCAGCATTGCGGATGAGCCGTCCGAGTACGATGTGTCGCGCCAGGGATTCAGCGCGGACGACTTTGCAGATGTCATTTCCGAGTTCCTCCAGGTCCCGGTCACGCCCAAGAAGCCGCTGGTGACCAAAGCGACGCTTATCCAGCTCTTCCTTGGCGGTGCCGTGATCCTTGCGACTGCGTTTGTCGTGCCGCGTATCGACTTCCGTAACAGCACCCGCGCAGTGATGATGCTCATCTCGCTCGGCCTGATCTTTACCTTTACCTCGGGCTACATGTGGAACCGGATCCGCAACCCGCCGTTCATGATGGCCAAGCCGAACGGCGATGCGGAAATCTTTAGCGAGGGCTTTCAGTCGCAGAACGGTGTCGAGTCGCCGATTCTCATTGCGCTGTACGCCGGTATCGCCGTcagcgcgctcgtgctgaACAATGTCGCTCCCTACATCCGCTCGGGTCCCTTGCAGCTGCTCGTGGTGCTGGCCGGCGTTGCGGGGCTTCTGCTCGGGTTTAGCTACCTGATGGAGATCTTCCGTCGCAAAAACCCGATCTACCCCTTCCACCTGTTTATCTAG
- a CDS encoding uncharacterized protein (EggNog:ENOG503NVR2; COG:U): MTQVHTVDSITHTVEALSTEAYPETSYDGLPELMSAVEQSPSGTARVSRAIRKRLKYGTVHEQKRALTILEGLVEMGSKDFQRNFADIKLVERIKYIANSVTSDAGVRRKLMLILLSWRRHFAHDPSMVYVTSLYSQCGGVDRVAPVQTVGRGAPHGEHNTAVHPDVGSGLTHNINSGMTSVDGTIAVAQKESSHLLQAMVDAQKRGISVLDDTRVHTHVNNVLAEQKEVVKYIHSVSDEEFLNMLVHANDIIVDVLQRLQLAASGDPVQQHPLGTDPPPKEDIVTQAARRLSAVAHGAEGGWTNLSHQVDASLVANSGFTTAAPSRGAPPEDYDTDSDADEIDLNVAAQNTRATEGIAQGVTPADRAAATEGVDPFDVAPVPGLGKPAPPSSETHPGAAPPITNPFHLS, translated from the exons ATGACTCAG GTGCACACTGTGGACAGCATCACGCACACAGTAGAGGCACTTTccaccgaggcg TACCCCGAGACCTCGTATGATGGGCTGCCTGAACTGATGAGCGCTGTCGAACagtcgccgagcggcacggcccGCGTGAGCCGTGCGATCCGTAAGCGTCTCAAGTACGGCACAGTCCATGAGCAAAAGCGCGCACTGACC ATTCTCGAGGGCCTGGTCGAGATGGGCTCCAAGGACTTTCAGC GCAATTTTGCGGACATCAAGCTagtcgagcgcatcaagTACATTGCCAACAGCGTCACGTCGGACGcaggcgtgcgccgcaagctcaTGTTGATTCTTTTGTCGTGGCGCCGCCACTTTGCGCATGATCCTAGCATGGTCTATGTCACCAGTTTGTACAGCCAGTGTGGTGGCGTGGACCGCGTTGCTCCTGTACAGACCGTCGGCcgtggtgcgccgcacgggGAGCACAACACGGCCGTGCACCCCGATGTGGGTTCGGGCCTGACGCACAACATCAACTCG GGCATGACCAGTGTCGACGGAACGATCGCTGTCGCTCAGAAGGAGTCGTCTCACCTGCTCCAGGCAatggtcgacgcgcagaAGCGGGGCATCTCGGTGCTGGACGACACCCGCGTCCATACGCACGTGAACAATGTGCTGGCGGAGCAGAAGGAGGTCGTCAAGTACATCCACTCGgtcagcgacgaggagttCCTCAACATGCTCGTGCACGCCAACGATATCATTGTCGATGTCCTACAGCGCCTCCAGCTG GCCGCATCTGGCGATCCCGTGCAGCAGCACCCGCTTGGTACGGACCCGCCGCCGAAGGAGGACATTGTTACGCAGGCCGCCCGCCGTCTctcggccgtcgcgcatgGCGCCGAGGGTGGCTGGACGAACCTGTCGCACCAAGTGGACGCCTCGCTGGTGGCCAACTCGGGCTTTACGACTGCCGCGCCTTCGCGTGGCGCTCCGCCGGAGGACTACGACACGGACTCGGATGCGGACGAGATCGACCTGaacgtcgccgcgcagaaCACGCGTGCGACCGAGGGCATAGCCCAAGGCGTGACCCCggccgatcgcgccgctgcgacCGAGGGCGTCGACCCATTCGATGTGGCGCCTGTGCCGGGGCTTGGGAAGCCCGCCCCGCCTTCCTCGGAGACGCACccgggcgctgcgccgccgatcaCCAATCCGTTCCACTTGTCATAG
- a CDS encoding uncharacterized protein (COG:S; BUSCO:EOG09263C55; EggNog:ENOG503NZY5), translated as MTKAADRGRPAQYKQASRKGKHAWRKNIDLSATEAALEDIREQERAVGTPAHDQKNSQLFVEDRSGQETQLARQAREKRKLKSQEILEARSAVPAINQRARSSFQLDTQTPAGKAHAAGLPAKVKRRLRILASRPHEGQQGNTEIGSAGKLQSDAVLSSKHDLWSTPAAPKSDEWVSEAATNAILRPKSMTHEPLAPAKTAPAIPRPHAGMSYNPDFDAHESLLQSAIQKASEEEHEIQENAALRSQWRNIAQEPSTSTSHMGMPIDEPQEDNEEEEEEDDDEEAPHVKMPGRKSAAQRRREARSKEQFHQAEQRRRQRQQRAMVSELPGHLKRMRHLAQSRQALVDDRRARKLDRMQNQGMAGFRVGKHAVPEQRIDVQTGDELSESLRQLKPEGNLFWDRFQNLQARGLAEARRPVLPSRKLKTKQYDRHTFKRD; from the exons ATGACCAAGGCAGCGGACCGTggccggccggcgcagtACAAGCAAGCGTCGCGCAAAGGCAAGCATGCATGGCGTAAGAATATTGACCTGAGCGCCACtgaggccgcgctcgaggatatccgcgagcaggagcgGGCGGTGGGCACGCCGGCCCACGACCAGAAAAACAGCCAGCTCTTTGTGGAAGACCGCAGCGGACAAGAGACGCAGCTTGCACGCCAAGCGCGTGAAAAGAGGAAGCTCAAGTCCCAAGAGATCCTAgaggcacgcagcgccgtgcctgCCATTaaccagcgcgcgcgctcctcgttcCAGCTCGATACCCAGACCCCGGCTGGCAaggcgcacgctgccggCCTCCCTGCCAAGGTGAAGCGCCGTCTGCGCATCCTTGCCTCGCGCCCACACGAGGGCCAGCAGGGAAATACCGAGATCGGCAGCGCGGGCAAGCTGcagagcgacgcggtgctcagCTCTAAGCACGACCTATGGAGCACGCCCGCCGCACCCAAGTCCGACGAGTGGGTGTCGGAGGCCGCTACGAATGCGATCCTT CGCCCCAAGTCAATGACCCATGAACCTTTGGCTCCAGCCAAGACCGCGCCTGCGATTCCCCGTCCCCACGCCGGCATGTCGTACAACCCCGACTTTGACGCACACGAGTCACTCCTGCAATCGGCGATCCAGAAGGCGAGCGAAGAAGAGCACGAGATCCAGGAgaatgcggcgctccgcaGCCAATGGCGCAACATTGCCCAGGAGCCGAGCACCAGCACGTCGCACATGGGCATGCCCATCGACGAGCCGCAAGAGGACAacgaggaagaggaagaggaggatgacgacgaagaggcgccgcacgtcAAGATGCCGGGCCGCaagtcggcggcgcagcgccgtcgcgaggcgcgctccAAGGAGCAGTTCCaccaggccgagcagcgccgccgccagcgcCAGCAGCGTGCGATGGTGTCCGAGCTGCCGGGCCACCTcaagcgcatgcgccatctcgcgcagtcgcgccaggcgcttgTTGACgaccgccgtgcgcgcaagctcgaccGCATGCAGAACCAGGGCATGGCTGGCTTCCGCGTCGGCAAGCATGCCGTGCcggagcagcgcatcgacgtgCAGACTGGCGATGAGCTAAGCGAGAGCCTGCGCCAGCTTAAGCCCGAAGGCAACCTGTTCTGGGACCGCTTCCAGAACCTGCAGGCGCGtggcctcgccgaggcgcgtcgtcctGTGTTGCCATCGCGCAAGCTCAAGACGAAGCAGTACGATCGGCACACGTTTAAGCGTGACTAG
- the DLD2 gene encoding (R)-2-hydroxyglutarate--pyruvate transhydrogenase (TransMembrane:4 (o484-505i517-536o585-603i615-635o); COG:C; EggNog:ENOG503NUGN), with product MQSMLGRGMLRQAARALPRVPRATHQSVRFYAAPIPRKPEYAQITPAILEEIAGALSTPQTSLLSTLGGGSWNQLEASELDGYNNDWMGKYLGKSACVVRPKTTEEVSRVMQVCYANNLAVVPQGGNTGLVGGGVPVHDEVILNLGALNKIRSFDAMSGTLVCDAGCILEALDDHVAEHGYMMPLDLGAKGSCHIGGNVATNAGGLRFLRYGSLHGSVLGLEVVLPNGEILPGLQTLRKDNTGLDLKQLFIGSEGTLGVITGVSIATPRRPSAMNVAVFGVDSFEAVQATFQMTKKHCAEILSAFEFVDQESFGIVLNNASAAPRDPFAERHPMYVLVETSGSNKDHDDEKLQGLLEELLESGTISDGVLAQDESQMKGLWSLRESVPESLGHYGKVYKYDISIPIERMYELVLDLRARFMEYDMLSTPERQGPVKAVCGYGHIGDGNLHINIVAQAYDPAVEAVIEPYIYEWVASVRQYKASITAGAEGFALGSVATLFGGTFLQRRSPTIRNLPVAIKFSMVVSGGLAIAMIYAEKAGIAVDEAHFSDAAAKAKRSRMSELDKRWDELTPRDQALTWAKDNKFSVVIGSWLSSMTGSWLYIQSQPLSFSQKLVQARVWAQGLTLASLLIMAGITHIPTAGDKILEQERTSGDHSWRNILHDDNSSDKQVYSRQEENTARKLEADILSETKGAFDKAKSEAKDVAKDTESGAKDLAKDAKAEAKDAAKDAESGAKDLAKDAESGAKDIAKDVKGGAKVIVKDAEGGAKVFAKDAESEAKELTK from the exons ATGCAGTCAATGCTGGGACGGGGTATGCTGCGCCAAGCTGCGcgggcgctgccgcgcgtgccgcgcgccacaCACCAGAGCGTGCGATTCTATGCTGCGCCGATTCCTCGCAAGCCAGAGTACGCTCAGATCACGCCTGCGATTCTAGAAGAGATTGCCGGCGCCCTCTCCACGCCGCAGACTTCGCTCCTGAGCACGCTGGGGGGCGGCTCGTGGAACCAGCTGGAGGCGTCCGAGCTCGATGGGTACAATAACGACTGGATGGGAAAGTACCTCGGCAAGTCGGCCTGTGTGGTCCGGCCCAAGACCACGGAGGAAGTGTCGCGCGTGATGCAGGTGTGCTATGCGAACAacctcgccgtcgtcccGCAGGGCGGCAACACGGGTctggtcggcggcggcgtgccggtgcaCGACGAGGTCATTTTGaacctcggcgcgctgaaCAAGATCCGCAGCTTTGACGCAATGTCGGGCACGCTGGTGTGCGATGCGGGGTgcatcctcgaggcgctcgacgaccacgTCGCTGAGCACGGCTACATGAtgccgctcgacctcggtgCAAAGGGCAGCTGCCACATTGGCGGAAATGTGGCGACGAATGCGGGCGGTCTGCGTTTCCTGCGCTACGGCTCGCTGCACGGCAGCGTCCTGggcctcgaggtcgtgctGCCCAACGGCGAGATCCTCCCGGGCCTGCAGACGCTCCGCAAGGACAATACCGGCCTTGATCTGAAGCAGCTCTTTATCGGCTCCGaaggcacgctcggcgtgaTTACCGGTGTATcgatcgcgacgccgcgccgtccgagTGCGATGAATGTGGCTGTGTTTGGTGTCGACTCTttcgaggcggtgcaggccACATTCCAGATGACCAAGAAGCATTGTGCCGAGATCCTCTCTGCGTTTGAGTTTGTGGACCAAGAGTCGTTTGGGATCGTGCTGAAcaacgcctcggcggcgccccgTGATCCGTTCGCAGAGCGCCATCCGATGTACGTGCTGGTCGAGACGAGCGGATCGAACAAGGACCATGACGACGAAAAGCTCCAAGGCCTTTTGgaggagctcctcgagtCCGGCACGATCTCGGACGGTGTActggcgcaggacgagAGCCAAATGAAGGGCCTTTGGTCGCTTCGCGAGAGTgtgcccgagtcgctggGCCACTACGGCAAGGTGTACAAGTACGACATTAGTATTCCGATCGAGCGGATGTACGAGCTAGTGCTGGACCTGCGCGCACGCTTTATGGAGTACGACATGCTCTCTACGCCCGAGCGGCAAGGGCCGGTGAAGGCCGTGTGTGGCTACGGACATATCGGCGACG GCAACCTCCATATCAATATTGTCGCACAGGCCTACGATCCGGCCGTGGAGGCGGTGATCGAGCCGTATATCTACGAATGGGTCGCCAGCGTCCG GCAATACAAAGCCTCGAtcaccgccggcgcggaGGGCTTCGCCTTGGGCAGCGTAGCTACACTCTTTGGTGGCACCTTCCTTCAGCGCAGGTCTCCCACGATCCGCAACCTTCCTGTCGCTATCAAGTTTTCCATGGTTGTGTCTGGTGGTCTGGCCATTGCCATGATTTACGCTGAAAAGGCCGGCATTGCTGTTGAC GAGGCGCACTTCTCGGATGCAGCTGCCAAGGCGAAGCGTAGTAGGATGTCAGAGCTTGACAAGCGCTGGGACGAGCTCACCCCTCGCGACCAGGCTCTGACCTGGGCCAAGGACAACAAGTTCAGCGTCGTGATTGGCAGCTGGCTCAGCTCGATGACCGGCTCGTGGCTCTACATCCAGTCGCAGCCGCTTTCCTTCTCGCAGAAGTTGGTCCAGGCTCGTGTGTGGGCCCAGGGCCTTACGCTCGCTTCGCTGCTGATCATGGCCGGTATTACGCACATTCCCACGGCCGGTGACAagatcctcgagcaggagcgcacgAGCGGTGACCACTCGTGGCGTAACA TCCTCCACGACGACAACTCGTCCGATAAGCAGGTATACTCGCGGCAAGAAGAAAACACTGCCCGCAAGCTCGAAGCCGATATTCTCTCCGAGACCAAAGGCGCGTTTGACAAGGCCAAGagcgaggccaaggacgtCGCCAAGGACACAGAGAGCGGAGCAAAGGACCTTGCCAAGGACGCCAaagccgaggccaaggatGCCGCCAAGGACGCCGAGAGCGGAGCTAAGGACCTTGCCAAGGACGCCGAGAGTGGAGCCAAGGACATCGCCAAGGATGTCAAGGGCGGAGCCAAGGTCATCGTCAAGGATGCCGAGGGCGGAGCCAAGGTCTTCGCCAAGGacgccgagagcgaggccaaggagctcACCAAGTAG
- a CDS encoding uncharacterized protein (BUSCO:EOG09264X31; EggNog:ENOG503P2GP; COG:S), whose product MPTLALQLKGDFQNVTRLVPTGGVDAALLLNLECNSCREQHPNAVALEPSNVDEMQKSRGEANLVINCPACRRENSATFIVKKPGSKDEGKLGEVSPWSEVAADDGAPEWHTICSLDFRGITPLDPSIDRVLPDDATWTCYGTESNTPFTDVQFEEGEWHDYDDKASDEVGITDVAFRWQKV is encoded by the coding sequence ATGCcgacgcttgcgctgcagctcaaGGGCGACTTTCAGAACGTGACGCGCCTTGTGCCTACGGGCGGCGTggacgctgcgctgctgctcaaCCTCGAGTGCAACTCGTGCCGCGAGCAGCACCCGAAtgccgtcgcgctggagcCCTCTAATGTCGACGAGATGCAAAAgagccgcggcgaggccaACCTCGTGATCAACTGCCCGgcctgccgccgcgagAACTCGGCCACGTTCATCGTCAAAAAGCCGGGCTCGAAGGACGAGggcaagctcggcgaggtctCGCCTTGGTCCGAGGTCGcagccgacgacggcgcgccggaaTGGCACACGATCTGCTCGCTCGACTTCCGCGGCatcacgccgctcgacccCAGCATCGATCGCGTGCTGCCGGACGATGCGACATGGACGTGCTACGGCACCGAGTCCAACACGCCTTTTACCGACGTCCAGTTTGAGGAGGGCGAATGGCACGACTATGACGACAAGGccagcgacgaggtcggcaTTACCGACGTCGCATTCCGCTGGCAAAAGGTATAA
- the mrpl16 gene encoding 39S ribosomal protein L16, mitochondrial (EggNog:ENOG503NX8U; BUSCO:EOG09264T3S; COG:J), translated as MPVAGQQQRYASNLGPRRTKYRKAHKGRVSFPTGGSVKGTTISQGIYGIRTLEPCRLSATQLTAAETALKRKLKVVRGSQVFMRVFPDVPVCVKGNETRMGKGKGSFEFWACRVPVGRVLFEIGGHVEVRQEVAKEALRLAAAKLPIKTEFVTASTPPRLGREVDAALANNVAIPEDSQP; from the exons ATGCCGGTGGCTGGCCAGCAGCAACGGTATGCATCCAACTTGGGCCCTCGTCGCACCAAGTACCGCAAAGCACATAAGGGCCGTGTGTCGTTCCCTACCGGTGGCTCTGTGAAGGGCACCACTATTTCGCAGGGTATCTACGGTATCCGGACGCTGGAGCCGTGCCGTCTGTCTGCGACGCAGCTCACTGCAGCCGAGACGGCGCTGAAGCGCAAGCTCAAGGTCGTGCGTGGCTCGCAGGTGTTCATGCGCGTATTCCCTGACGTTCCCGTGTGTGTCAAGGGTAACGAGACCCGTATGGGTAAGGGTAAGGGTTCCTTTGAGTTCTGGGCATGCCG TGTTCCTGTTGGCCGCGTACTCTTTGAGATTGGAGGCCACGTCGAGGTCCGTCAGGAGGTGGCCAAGGAGG CGCTCCGCCTTGCTGCGGCCAAGCTCCCCATCAAAACCGAATTTGTGACTGCGTCCACGCCTCCTCGTCTGGGACGTGAGGTCGACGCGGCTCTGGCCAATAACGTGGCTATTCCCGAGGATAGCCAGCCGTAG